In Diabrotica undecimpunctata isolate CICGRU chromosome 9, icDiaUnde3, whole genome shotgun sequence, the DNA window GCCCATtactttattttgattttaaagatAATATATTGAAATCGATTGTATATACAGTTTGAAAGAACCACACCCAAATCTTTTCCGACACGAGTGATGTTCCTAGAATAATTATGTAGCTAATGCTATACAGGGTGCACCAATTGACTAAGGGGCACTTAGAAAGCTGtaccaattaaatttttttgataaatcaatatattctcattttgttgaatAGTGTgcctacaatatatatatattataatatatatatatatatatatatatatatatatatatatatatatatatatatatatatatatatatatatatatatatatataaacttagcACATTGCAAAGTAAAATTTCGTATCAGAGAAATAATTAAAAGCAGTAGTCATCATAAGCAACTGTGCTGTAGAGACTTACGCAAACTGTAGGCAAGAAGGAAACTTCGGACTCACTTGCGCTGTAGCACATAGATGAAATCTAGTCAAATGAATACCGCAATAATACGAGCAAATTCATGAATAGTAAATAATTTCCATtgtcaaaattaaaatataattttatttattcatttatgtTAATACTCAATAAATGCCACATATTGAATTCTAACGAGAACCCCCATTCACATTTGTTTTGTCCTATAGTTTCcacataaacaaatttttaaagtgtcgtttttattttaggtttttaCCAGCACAGAATGGAACATATGAAAAAACAGACTGGAAAAGagccttataaatgtgaaatttgttttaaacagtttagcgGAATAGATTATTTAAATCGACATGTAAGAACGCATACTGAAGAAAAATCTtttaagtgtaaaatttgttttaaacaatttgctAGGAAAGATcaattaaatcaaaatttaaacaTGCGCACTGAAAAAAAACTATACAAGTGTGAAAATTGCTTTCACCAATATACTACAACAGGTAATTTGAAACACCATATGagggtgcacactggagaaaagccttaccagtgtgaaatttgttttaagcatttTAGTCAATTAGGAagtttaaaaaagcatttgagagtgcatactggaaaaaaaccttacaagtgtgaaatttgttttaagcaatttagtgaaaCAGGAAGTTTACAAAAGCATTTAATAgtgcacactgaagaaaaaccttacaagtgtgaaatttgtttaaagcagtttactacagcaagttatttgaaaatacatttgagagtgcacactggggaaaaaccttacaagtgtgaaatttgttttaagcaatttattaGAAAAGGAAGTTTAAAAACGCATTTGATAGTGCACGCTAAAGAAAacccttacaagtgtgaaatttgtttcaaacaGTTTACTAACGCAGGCCATTTGAAAATACATtcgagagtgcacactggggaaaaaccttacaagtgtgaaatttgttttaagcatttCTTTCAagcaaataatttgaaaaaacatatgagattgcacactggagaaaaaccttaccagtgtgaaatttgctcTAAGCAGTTTACTCAAGAAGAaggtttaaaaaaacatttgaaagTACAcagtggagaaaaaccttaccagtgtgaaatttgttttaagcagtttactacag includes these proteins:
- the LOC140450214 gene encoding uncharacterized protein isoform X1 gives rise to the protein MEFKVEVKEDFFECSERYLGSQLHRSTNNIETCKDKPDDKPEIEIKAEIKNELAQDEQGYNIESQLPTSFDLGDLKNEPDEDNSGFYQHRMEHMKKQTGKEPYKCEICFKQFSGIDYLNRHVRTHTEEKSFKCKICFKQFARKDQLNQNLNMRTEKKLYKCENCFHQYTTTGNLKHHMRVHTGEKPYQCEICFKHFSQLGSLKKHLRVHTGKKPYKCEICFKQFSETGSLQKHLIVHTEEKPYKCEICLKQFTTASYLKIHLRVHTGEKPYKCEICFKQFIRKGSLKTHLIVHAKENPYKCEICFKQFTNAGHLKIHSRVHTGEKPYKCEICFKHFFQANNLKKHMRLHTGEKPYQCEICSKQFTQEEGLKKHLKVHSGEKPYQCEICFKQFTTASYLKIHLRMHTGEKPYQCEICFKQFSERGGLKLHLIAHNEEKPYQCEICCKQFTAAGQLKIHFRVHTGEKPYKCEICFKQFSERGSLKKHLIVHTEDKPHKCEICFKQFTTAGHLKIHLRVHTGDKPYKCEICFGQFTTASYLKIHLRMHTGEKPYKCEICFKQFAQIDYLKRHLRIHTGEKPYKCEICFKQFTTASYLKIHLRVHTGEKPYQV